Within Terriglobales bacterium, the genomic segment ACAGGCGGCTCGCCGACGTATGCGAGGCAGCCGGGCTCATGCTTGCATCCTCCAGCCGCAGGCAGGCGGAGTCAGTGACCTCCCGCACGGCCCCCGGTGACGCCAGGCGGGGAAGAGCGTCAGCTCTTCAGCGGCAGTGAGAAGGAGAAGACGGAGCCATGGCCGAGCTGGCTGGTTACGCCGATGGAACCGCCATGGGCCTCGACGATGGCGCGGGCGATAGCCAGGCCCATTCCGGTGCCGGCCACCAGCCGGCGCTGGTCGCGCCCGCGGTAGAACTTGTCGAAGATGAGAGCCTGCTCGAAGCTGTCGATGCCCTGGCCGCGGTCGGCCACGCTCACCTGCAGGCGGCCGTCCTTGGCTTCCGCGGTGATGCGGATGGGCGTGCCCGCGGGCGAGTACTTGCCGGCGTTGTCCAGCAGTTGCAGCAGGACGTCCTTGATGCGGCCCAGGTCCATGCGCACGGGGGGCAGCGCAGAGGGCACCTCGATCTCCAGCGGATGTCCCGCCAGCGCCTGCTTGGCCTCCTCCACGGCGCGGTCGATGGCTTCCCGGATCGGGTGCGGCTCGAGCTGGAGTTCGACCTGGCCGGCGTCCAGCCGGGCCATCTCGGCGGCCTCGCCCACCAAGTGATTGAGCCGGTCGGTCTCTTCGTCGATCACGGTGAGCAGCTCCTTGCGCTGCTCGGCGCCCAGGTTGGGATCGGCGAGCAGGGTGGTCACCGAGGCCTTGATGGCGGTCAGCGGCGTGCGGAACTCGTGGGTGACGGAGTCGAGCAGGGCAGAGCGGAGTTGCTCGCCCTCGCGGGCGGCCTCGGCCTTGGTGAGCTTTTCCACCGCGCCCGCGCGCTCCACCGCGATGGCGATCAGGCTTCCCACCGCCTCCAGGGTCTCGCGCGCGAGCGCCCCGCCGGAGATGCCGACGGCCCCCACCGTGCGCACTCCCAGCCTGAGCGGCACGAAGTAGAGATCCCGGCCGGCGTCCGCGACCAGTTCGCCGCGGGCGGCCACCGCTTTCAACTGCTCGGCGTCGATGGCATGAATGTCGGGCCCGGAGCGGTAAATATCGGGGCGGCCGACCACGAAGACGGCGGCCGCGCGCATCGTGAATGCTTCCACCACGTACTGCGGGACGTCGTTCAGCAACTCCGCCACGTTCTCCGCCACCAGCAGGCGCTGGCTGAAGGCGTAGAGCCGCTCCACCTCGTGGCGGCGCTGGTGCGCCTGCGAGGCCTCGCGGCGGGCCCGCTCCGAGAGCTGGCTGGCGATGATGGCGGTCACCAGGAACGCC encodes:
- a CDS encoding DUF4118 domain-containing protein — its product is MQPTLARTVFRSAATAALVAAVTAVYRLLFRANPTTVALTFLLAILIVAATWGLKPAVFMSLVSTLTFNYFFLPPVGTFTIADPQNWIALSAFLVTAIIASQLSERARREASQAHQRRHEVERLYAFSQRLLVAENVAELLNDVPQYVVEAFTMRAAAVFVVGRPDIYRSGPDIHAIDAEQLKAVAARGELVADAGRDLYFVPLRLGVRTVGAVGISGGALARETLEAVGSLIAIAVERAGAVEKLTKAEAAREGEQLRSALLDSVTHEFRTPLTAIKASVTTLLADPNLGAEQRKELLTVIDEETDRLNHLVGEAAEMARLDAGQVELQLEPHPIREAIDRAVEEAKQALAGHPLEIEVPSALPPVRMDLGRIKDVLLQLLDNAGKYSPAGTPIRITAEAKDGRLQVSVADRGQGIDSFEQALIFDKFYRGRDQRRLVAGTGMGLAIARAIVEAHGGSIGVTSQLGHGSVFSFSLPLKS